The genomic window GCTGTAATTTACCTAAAGTTGTTCCATAAGAAATGGCTGAATTACCTACACTGCCCACACCTAAGCGAAGTTTCAGTTGATCGATCCATTTGATATTTTTCATAAAATCTTCCTGATCTACACGCCACGCAATTGCAGTAGAAGGGAAAAAGTCCCATTTGTTGCCTTCAGCTAATTGCGATGCACCATCCCAACGGGCAGACGCTGTTAACAGGTATTTGCTATTAAAGCCGTAATTAACCCTGGCCATGTAAGATACAAGCGTGTTTCTACTCAAATCGGTACTAAAAGCATCCAGGCTCGGAATATTGGCACCGCCTAGGCCATACCAGAGTGGGTTACTTAAAGGGATTTTAGTTCCCGTCATTGATGAACTCTCTTCTTTAAAGAGCGATGAACTCTGCAATAAAGTAACGCCAAAGTTGTGTTTTTTTATTGTTTTATCGTAATAAACCAAGTGATCTAGCGTATAGGCAAATCTGTTGTTTTGGTTAAGCTGAGCATAATTGGTAGAACCTGATTCGCCCGCGCCACGATTGATTGATTTTGCATCCTGATATCTTCCGTTATAGTTATTATAAAAATCAGGACCGAAGTTAATACGGTACTTTAATCCTTTTAAAAGGCTTACTTCAGCATAGAAAGAGCCGATTGTTCTTAACACTTTACGTAAATTGATATTGTATTGATCTTCACCCACTGGATTTTGAATATTGATATCGGCACCAGGTAAATTAATCCTGTTACCATTTACATCAAAAGGTACAGCAACAGGAAGCATGCCAAGTGCTGCACCATATAAACTGCTCGGGCCTGTCGCATTACCTGTTGAAAATCCATAGTTCTGCAAGCCATAAGATGCGGTAATGTTAGCACCGAATTTAAACCACTTTACCGGATTCAATTCTACACTTACCTTAGAAGTATAACGATTATAATCCTGGCCAAGTTCTGTACCAATCTGGTTTAAGTAGCCAAATGAGGCGTAGGCTTTTAATTTGTCTGTACCGCCACTGGCGCTTAATACATGGTCTTGAGTAATGCCAGTACGTGTAACCAAATCGGTCCAATTTGTTGTGGGTACTAAACTGCCATTGTAAACTCCATTTTGCCAGCCTTGCGCAATATTCGCTGTTACATAGCTATCGTTAGGAAATATCCGGTTATCATCTGCTTGTGTTGGTGTAATGGGATAGGTGCTGCTTGCCTGCGCTGCAGGATTTAAATAACCTACGCGACGGTAAGCATCGCGACGGAATTCGATGTATTCGGCAGCATTCATCATCTCTGTTCTATCATGGATGGTTTCGATGGTTGCCGTACCCACATAATCTAAAGTTAATCTGCCTGCTTTACCTTTTTTAGTGGTAACCAGAACAACTCCATTTGCTCCTTTTGATCCATATATTGCTGTTGCAGATGCATCTTTTAAAATGTCGATGGTTTCGATATCGTTAGGATTGATGGCTTCGATTCCACCTGCGGCAAATGGAATGCCGTCTACGACGTAAAGTGGTGAATTGCTGGCGTTTATAGATCGTACACCTCTGATTAAAATGGAGCCGATCTGACCGGGGCGCTCGTTTGAAGTTACATCAACCCCGGCTGCCTTACCCTGTATGGCTTGTAATGCATTTTGTACCGGTCTCGATCTGATCTGTTCTGCACCCACGCTTACAACCGCTCCGGTTAAATCACTTTTCTTTACAGTGTTATAACCAACAACTACAACCTCATCTAAATCATTTGTAGAACTTTTCAATTGGATGCTGATTGTTGTTTTTCCGTCAACAGGTACTTCTTGTGTGGCGTATCCAATGTACGAAACCACCAAAACCGG from Flavobacterium sp. W4I14 includes these protein-coding regions:
- a CDS encoding TonB-linked SusC/RagA family outer membrane protein (product_source=TIGR04056; cath_funfam=2.170.130.10,2.60.40.1120; cleavage_site_network=SignalP-noTM; cog=COG1629; ko=KO:K21573; pfam=PF00593,PF07715,PF13715; superfamily=49464,56935; tigrfam=TIGR04056) codes for the protein MDLNFYPENLKRRKGSSYKKILITGMSALCLLCVANTADATNRKTTPGTLGINISTSKRDVNLKGKIVDEKGETLVGVSIKVKGTTIVASTDANGAFSITIPSTVSNPVLVVSYIGYATQEVPVDGKTTISIQLKSSTNDLDEVVVVGYNTVKKSDLTGAVVSVGAEQIRSRPVQNALQAIQGKAAGVDVTSNERPGQIGSILIRGVRSINASNSPLYVVDGIPFAAGGIEAINPNDIETIDILKDASATAIYGSKGANGVVLVTTKKGKAGRLTLDYVGTATIETIHDRTEMMNAAEYIEFRRDAYRRVGYLNPAAQASSTYPITPTQADDNRIFPNDSYVTANIAQGWQNGVYNGSLVPTTNWTDLVTRTGITQDHVLSASGGTDKLKAYASFGYLNQIGTELGQDYNRYTSKVSVELNPVKWFKFGANITASYGLQNYGFSTGNATGPSSLYGAALGMLPVAVPFDVNGNRINLPGADINIQNPVGEDQYNINLRKVLRTIGSFYAEVSLLKGLKYRINFGPDFYNNYNGRYQDAKSINRGAGESGSTNYAQLNQNNRFAYTLDHLVYYDKTIKKHNFGVTLLQSSSLFKEESSSMTGTKIPLSNPLWYGLGGANIPSLDAFSTDLSRNTLVSYMARVNYGFNSKYLLTASARWDGASQLAEGNKWDFFPSTAIAWRVDQEDFMKNIKWIDQLKLRLGVGSVGNSAISYGTTLGKLQPLTYTYGGSVQTGYVASDASLASPPTLPNKALGWEHTLQYNLGLDFSLVKGRVGGSIDLYKSNTTDLLLQKDISSINGYTSSFDNIGETHNKGIDITLNTVNLKNKDFSWSTTLSFSASKDKVVKLANGDVIGSLLFIGQRVRVAYDFVKDGIWQNTPEDLAEMAKFNANLPAASAFKPGSIRVRDLNNDYKIDANNDRMIRGSYTPSWTSGITNTFNYKNFDLSIFIIARYNFLIATGAESLQGRFAQRLVDYWTPTNPTNDYPAPNYGSAAGDPYRSAMNYQDGSFVKIRNISLGYYFPEKIAKKLALSKLRVYAQAINPGLIYSNVGWVDPDSGISSNNTVTSTFNRGVVFGVNVSL